From the Streptomyces sp. SN-593 genome, the window GCGTCTCGGTCAGCGAGCCGATCTGGTTCACCTTCACCAGCAGCGCGTTGGCCGTGTCGTGGTCGATGCCCTTCTGCAGGCGCTCGGGGTTGGTGACGAACAGGTCGTCGCCGACGATCTGCACCTTCGCGCCGAGCCGGTCGGTGAGCACCTTCCAGCCGTCCCAGTCGTCCTCGAACAGCGGGTCCTCGATGGAGACCAGCGGGTAGGAGGCGACCAGGTCCTCGTAGTACTCGGTCATCTCGGCGGCCGACTTCTCGCCGCCCTCGAACTGGTACTTGCCGTCCTTGTAGAACTCGGACGCCGCGACGTCGAGCGCCAGCGCGACGTCCTGGCCGGGCGCGTAGCCGGCCTGCTTGATGGCCTCGACGATGAGGTCCAGCGCCTCGCGGTTGGAGCCGAGGTTCGGCGCGAAGCCGCCCTCGTCGCCGAGTCCGGTGGACAGGCCGCGGGACTTCAGCACGCCCTTGAGGGTGTGGTAGACCTCGGCACCCCAGCGGACGGCCTCCGAGAAGGACTCGGCGCCGATCGGGGCGATCATGAACTCCTGGATGTCGACGTTGGAGTCCGCGTGCGAGCCGCCGTTGAGGATGTTCATCATCGGGACCGGCAGCACGTGCGCGTTCGGGCCGCCGAGGTAGCGGAAGAGCGGCAGGTCGGACGCCTCGGAGGCGGCGTGCGCGACGGCCAGCGAGACGCCGAGGATGGCGTTGGCGCCCAGCGAGGACTTGTCCGGGGTGGCGTCCAGGTCGAGCATCGCCTGGTCGATGAGGCGCTGCTCGGTCGCGTCGTACCCGACCAGCTCGGGGCCGATCTGGTCGCTGACGGACAGGACCGCCTTGCGCACGCCCTTGCCCTGGTAGCGGTCGCTCTCGCCGTCGCGCAGTTCGAGGGCCTCGAAGGCGCCGGTGGAGGCGCCGGACGGGACCGCGGCGCGGCCGGTGCTGCCGTCGTCGAGGCCGACCTCGACCTCGACGGTGGGGTTGCCTCGCGAGTCGAGGATTTCCCGGGCTACGACGACGTCGATCGACGGCACGTTGTCTCCTTCTGAGATGTCTTCTCGTCTTTATCAGGACGAGCCTAACCGGCTTCGGCGCCCGGATCGGCCCTGGGCCCGGCCCCTGGGACGAGCGGCGCCCGCGCCGTCACCGGAACGCCCCGGCCGGGCGCGCGCTTGCGCTGCGCGCGCCCGGCCGGGGCGGTGGGACCTTCACCGAGGTGTCGCCCGGTGTTCAGCTCAGGTGCAGGTGCTGGCCCGGGTAGATCAGGTTCGCGTCCTTGACGATGTCGTCGTTGAGCGAGAACAGCTTGCGCCAGCCGCCGGCCACGTGGTGCGCGGTCGCGATCTTGGCGAGGCTGTCGCCCTTGACCACGGTGTACTCGCCGTCGCCCTTGGGGATGCTGGTCGGCACGGCCTGCCGGGTGGTGCTGCGGCTGCTGTGCGTGGTGCCGGTGTGCGTGGTGGTCGGCGTCGACTTCGGGGTGGTCGCCGCCGGGGTGGACGACGTGCTCGACGACGAGGACGAGGACGACGAGGAGGCCGAGCCGGACGGGTTGATGTCCGGGGACGGGCCGCCGGCGGTCAGGCCGCCGGCGGACGCGCAGGACCACGCGCCCGGGCCCTGCATGGCGAGCAGCTTCTCGGCGACCGCGATCTGCTGGTCCTTGGTGGCGAGGTCGGCGCGCGGCGCGTACTGGAGGCCGCCCGCACCCTCCCAGCTCGACTGCGAGAACTGCAGGCCGCCGTAGTAGCCGTTGCCGGTGTTGATGGACCAGTCGCCGCCGGACTCGCACTGGGCGACCTTGTCCCAGGTGGCGACGGAGGCGGCGGAGGCGGACGTGCTGGCGATCAGCGGGACGGTGATCGCGGTGCCGGCGACTCCGGCGAGCGTGGCGATGCGGACAAACCTCTTCGAGGCACGACGGTGCTTACCCATGTTGATATCAGCCCTCACCGACGCCTACGAGGTGAGCTGTCGGGTTCGGACGTGAGTTGCCCGGCCGTGCCGCGTCAGGCGGCGCATCGGCTTCACCCCGAGCCGGATCGTGGTGCCGCTGCGGCCGCGACGGTTGCTGTCCGTTGCCGCGGGCCTGCGGCCGATCCGGCGGAAGACCTTGGGTCCCCCGCTCCTGCCTGCGGCGCTTTCGCGTCGACTGTTCCCGTCGGGCGGCGGCAGGACTCGGCGTTCCGCTCCGGACGGGGCCCGCTGTGGCGAGCGATAAGACGGTAAGCACACCGCACGGGGTTCTTCAAACATTCCGGCGGCGGGCGCCAACTGCGCCCCCGCACTCGGCGGGTGGGCAACGGCGCAGGTCGGGAGGGTGGCATTCGCGAGTTGACGGGCAAACGGCCCGACAAGAGCGCGAGACGCTTGTCACATCGGCGGTGGCGGCCGGGAGTTGATACGTCCGGTTTGTCTTCCGGCCGCCACGCGCCCCCGGTTCACGTCAGGTTAAGGATCTGTCCCGGTTTGATGAGGTTGGGGTCGTCGCCGATCAGGTCGCGGTTGGCCTCGTAGAGCTGGTGCCAGCCGCCGGCGACGTGCTGGGCCGCGGCGATCCCGGAGAGCGATTCGCCGGAGCCGACCCGGTAACCGTCGGTGGCGGACGTGCCCGACGCGGGCCGCCCGGTGGACGGCGTGGCGTGCCCGCCCTGCCCCGCGTCCCCGCCCGCGCCGCCGGCGGTCGAGAGGATCTCGGTCCTGGTGGCCCGGTCCTTCGCCGCCAGCTCCTCGTCGGTCGGGTCGTACGGCTTGCCGTGCCGGCCCGAGCCGGTGGTGGGGGCGCCGGGGTCCGACGGGGTGCCCGTGGCGGGCGTGCCGGAGCCGTCGGGCGCGGTCGGCGACGTGGTGGGCGCCCCGGAGCCGGTCGGCGCGTCCGTGCCGCCCGTGGTCGGGGTGTCCGTGGTGGACGTACCCGTGGTGGGTGTGCCGGAGCCGTCGGGCGCGGTCGGCGACGTGGTGGGCGTCCCGGAGTCGGTCGGCGCGGTGGTCGCGCCGGCGCTGGGCTGGATGCCGGTGGGGCCCGAGGGGTCGGGCGCCGGGGTGGTACTCGGGTCGACGTCCGGGGTCGAGGTGTCGATGAGCAGCCCGGTGGTGATCTCGCAGCCGGGCCACGCGTTGGGGCCCAGGTCGGCGAGGACCTTCTCCGCCACGGAGATCTGCTGGTCCCGGGTGGCGAGGTCGGGGCGCTTCGCGTACGCGTCGCCGCCGTACTGGTCCCAGGTCTTCTGGGTGATCGCCAGGCCGCCGAAGAAGCCGTTGTCGGTGTTCGCGCTCCACACGCCGTTGGACTCGCACTGGGCGACCTTGTCCCAGGTGCTCGCGCTGGCCGCCTGGGCGGAACCGGCGCTGATCAGCGGAAGCGCGATGCCGACGCCTGTCGCGGCGGCGGTAGCCACGGTCACCACAGCCGCCGGGGCCTGCCGGGGGCGTCGGTGCCGGCCGTTACCGGACGAGAGCATGCGGTCGCCTTTCGTTCAAGCCGTAGGCCGTTCCGTGCACCCGGCCGCGCCTCGTGCCGGCGGCCGCGCCGTGAACGTCCTTGCGTTGACCGCAGAACGTAGCGGCCTTGGCCAGTGCGTCACAAGTCGATGTAGCGATCATCACGTCGGGATCACGGTGCTGACGGCACGTCAGCTTGCGGGTGGTGCCACGGCGGTGAACTCCACCGGCAGGGTGCGCAGTCCACGCATGATCAGGCCGCCGCGCCAGCGCAGTTCGGCGGGCTCCACCGCCAGCCGCAGGTCAGGCAGCCGGGTGAGCAGAGCGGCGAGCGCGGTGCGAGCCTCCAGCCGCGCCAGCGGCGCGCCCAGGCAGTAATGGATGCCGTGGCCGTAGCCGAGGTGGGGGTTGTCCCGGCGGCCGAGGTCGGGGGTGTCCGGCGCGGTGAACCTGGCCGGGTCGCGGTCGGCCGCGGCGAGCACCACCAGCACCGGGTCGCCCGCCGCGACGGCCCGGCCGCCGATCTCCAGCGGCTCGGTGGCGTACCGCCAGGTGGCCATCTCGACCGGGCCGTCGTAGCGCAGCAGTTCCTCGACGGCGGAGCCGAGCAGCGTGTCGTCGCCCGCGGCCAGTGCCTCCTGGAGGGCGGCGCGCTGCGCGGGGTGGGCGAGCAGGGTGTGCACACCGTTGCCGATCAGGTTGACGGTCGTCTCGAAGCCGGCGAACAGCAGGATGAAGGCCATCGCGGCGGCCTCGTTCTCCGTCAGGTGCTCGCCGTGGTCGCCGGCGCGGATCAGCGCCGAGATCAGGTCGTCGCCGAGGTCGCCGCGCTTGCGGTGGATCAGCTCCACGAGGTACGCCCGCATCCGCTTCACCGCCCGGGCCACCCCGCCGCGGGGGCCGCCGCCCTGACCGGGCGCCGCGTGACGCACCATCATCCCGGCCCAGTCCCGGAAGTCGTCCTGGTCCTCCCGCGGCACACCGAGCAGGTCGCAGATGGCGTAGATGGGCAGCGGGAAGGCGAACTCGTGGATGAGGTCCGCCTCCCCCCGGCCGGCGAAGGCGTCGATGAAGCCGTCCGTCAACTCGCGTACCCGCGGCTCGAACAGCGCGACCGTACGCGGGGTGAACGCCTTGGACACCAGGCGGCGCAGCCGGGTGTGGTCGGGCGGGTCGATGTTGAGCAGGTGCGTCGTCAGCTCCGCGGTCCGCTCCCCCGGGATGCCGGTCTTCCCCTTCGCCCCGGACTCCCCCGCGTGGTGCACCGGGTTCTTGCTCAGCCGCGGGTCGGCCAGCGCCTGCCGCGCGTCGGCGTAACGGGTCACCAGCCACGCGTCGACCCCGCTCGGCAGCGTGGTCCAGCGCACCGGCGCGTGCTCGCGCAGCCAGGCGTACGCGGGATAGGGGTCGGTGGCGAACTCCCAGGAGAAGAGCTCCGGCGACGGCCGCGTCGTATCGGTCACCCTCCCGACGCTACCCGCCGGCCCCGCGCCCGGGGCACACCGGGCGGCCGAGCCCTCGGCACCCACGTCTTCGCAGGTCAACGCGGTACACCCAACCCGACTTCACCCGTTCGAGTGATCGATCTTCTTTTCGTCTGGGTACGCTTCCGGTACGCGC encodes:
- the eno gene encoding phosphopyruvate hydratase, whose translation is MPSIDVVVAREILDSRGNPTVEVEVGLDDGSTGRAAVPSGASTGAFEALELRDGESDRYQGKGVRKAVLSVSDQIGPELVGYDATEQRLIDQAMLDLDATPDKSSLGANAILGVSLAVAHAASEASDLPLFRYLGGPNAHVLPVPMMNILNGGSHADSNVDIQEFMIAPIGAESFSEAVRWGAEVYHTLKGVLKSRGLSTGLGDEGGFAPNLGSNREALDLIVEAIKQAGYAPGQDVALALDVAASEFYKDGKYQFEGGEKSAAEMTEYYEDLVASYPLVSIEDPLFEDDWDGWKVLTDRLGAKVQIVGDDLFVTNPERLQKGIDHDTANALLVKVNQIGSLTETLDAVELAQRNGYKCMMSHRSGETEDVTIADLAVATNCGQIKTGAPARSERVAKYNQLLRIEEILDDAAVYAGRSAFPRFKG
- a CDS encoding transglycosylase family protein, with the protein product MGKHRRASKRFVRIATLAGVAGTAITVPLIASTSASAASVATWDKVAQCESGGDWSINTGNGYYGGLQFSQSSWEGAGGLQYAPRADLATKDQQIAVAEKLLAMQGPGAWSCASAGGLTAGGPSPDINPSGSASSSSSSSSSSTSSTPAATTPKSTPTTTHTGTTHSSRSTTRQAVPTSIPKGDGEYTVVKGDSLAKIATAHHVAGGWRKLFSLNDDIVKDANLIYPGQHLHLS
- a CDS encoding transglycosylase family protein; translated protein: MATAAATGVGIALPLISAGSAQAASASTWDKVAQCESNGVWSANTDNGFFGGLAITQKTWDQYGGDAYAKRPDLATRDQQISVAEKVLADLGPNAWPGCEITTGLLIDTSTPDVDPSTTPAPDPSGPTGIQPSAGATTAPTDSGTPTTSPTAPDGSGTPTTGTSTTDTPTTGGTDAPTGSGAPTTSPTAPDGSGTPATGTPSDPGAPTTGSGRHGKPYDPTDEELAAKDRATRTEILSTAGGAGGDAGQGGHATPSTGRPASGTSATDGYRVGSGESLSGIAAAQHVAGGWHQLYEANRDLIGDDPNLIKPGQILNLT
- a CDS encoding cytochrome P450 family protein, producing the protein MTDTTRPSPELFSWEFATDPYPAYAWLREHAPVRWTTLPSGVDAWLVTRYADARQALADPRLSKNPVHHAGESGAKGKTGIPGERTAELTTHLLNIDPPDHTRLRRLVSKAFTPRTVALFEPRVRELTDGFIDAFAGRGEADLIHEFAFPLPIYAICDLLGVPREDQDDFRDWAGMMVRHAAPGQGGGPRGGVARAVKRMRAYLVELIHRKRGDLGDDLISALIRAGDHGEHLTENEAAAMAFILLFAGFETTVNLIGNGVHTLLAHPAQRAALQEALAAGDDTLLGSAVEELLRYDGPVEMATWRYATEPLEIGGRAVAAGDPVLVVLAAADRDPARFTAPDTPDLGRRDNPHLGYGHGIHYCLGAPLARLEARTALAALLTRLPDLRLAVEPAELRWRGGLIMRGLRTLPVEFTAVAPPAS